The Marivivens sp. LCG002 genome contains a region encoding:
- a CDS encoding rod shape-determining protein, giving the protein MVGFGGLFSSDMAIDLGTANTLVYVKGKGIILSEPSVVAYHVKDGVKKVLAVGEDAKLMLGRTPGSIEAIRPMRDGVIADFDVAEEMIKHFIRKVHKRTTFSKPKIIVCVPHGATPVEKRAIRQSVLSAGARRAGLIAEPIAAAIGAGMPITDPTGSMVVDIGGGTTEVAVLSLGDIVYARSVRVGGDRMDEAIINYLRRQHNLLIGESTAERIKTSIGTARMPDDGRGASMQIRGRDLLNGVPKETEINQAQVAEALAEPVQQICEAVMVALEATPPDLAADIVDRGVMLTGGGALLGQLDLALREQTGLAISVADQSLNCVANGTGKALEYEKQLRHVIDYDS; this is encoded by the coding sequence ATGGTTGGTTTTGGAGGATTGTTTTCGTCGGATATGGCGATTGACCTCGGCACGGCAAACACTCTTGTTTACGTCAAAGGCAAAGGCATTATCCTCTCGGAACCATCAGTGGTCGCCTACCACGTCAAGGATGGCGTGAAAAAGGTGCTCGCCGTTGGTGAAGACGCCAAATTGATGCTCGGCCGCACCCCCGGTTCCATCGAGGCGATCCGCCCGATGCGTGACGGTGTCATCGCCGACTTCGACGTTGCAGAAGAGATGATCAAACACTTCATCCGCAAGGTCCACAAGCGCACCACCTTCTCGAAGCCCAAAATCATCGTCTGCGTTCCACATGGCGCAACGCCCGTGGAAAAGCGCGCGATCCGTCAGTCGGTTCTCTCGGCAGGCGCGCGTCGCGCCGGTCTTATTGCAGAACCCATTGCAGCGGCCATCGGCGCAGGCATGCCGATTACCGATCCGACCGGCTCTATGGTCGTCGATATCGGCGGCGGCACCACCGAAGTTGCCGTTCTCTCGCTCGGTGACATCGTCTATGCACGTTCGGTTCGTGTCGGTGGCGACCGTATGGACGAAGCGATCATCAACTACTTGCGTCGTCAGCATAATCTCTTGATCGGCGAATCCACTGCCGAACGGATCAAGACCTCGATCGGCACGGCACGTATGCCTGATGACGGTCGCGGTGCGTCGATGCAGATCCGCGGTCGCGATCTCCTCAACGGAGTTCCGAAAGAGACCGAAATCAACCAAGCGCAAGTTGCCGAAGCGCTTGCGGAACCCGTCCAGCAAATCTGCGAAGCCGTGATGGTCGCTCTTGAAGCGACGCCGCCCGATCTTGCCGCCGATATCGTCGATCGCGGCGTCATGCTCACCGGTGGCGGCGCTCTCTTGGGCCAGCTTGATCTTGCGCTCCGCGAGCAAACCGGACTTGCCATTTCGGTGGCCGACCAGTCGCTCAACTGCGTTGCCAACGGCACCGGCAAAGCGCTCGAATACGAGAAGCAGCTTCGCCACGTGATCGACTACGACAGCTGA
- the uxaC gene encoding glucuronate isomerase: protein MALLDDDRLFPIDPSARSLARDLYAQVRNLPILSPHGHTDPRWFAENEAFPDPAQLFVVPDHYVFRMLHSQGVPLEALGVPRADGGATEQDTRKIWRLFAQNFHLFRGTPSRLWIEHSFQDVFGIETRLSAETADEIYDQIAEKLIRPEFRPRALFERFDIEAISTTESALDDLRWHRMIRESGWQGRVITAYRPDAVVDPEFDGFAENVARLGELTGEDTTTWTGYLAAHRARRAFFKSFGATSTDHGHATARTEDLAQDVAARLFDKALRGKCSGEEADMFRGHMLTEMARMSLDDGLVLQIHPGSSRNHSSTVHSQFGRDKGYDIPTRTDYVNALRPLLSAVGERSDLTVIVFTLDETSYARELAPLAGVYPALRLGPPWWFHDSYEGMMRFREQATETAGFYNTVGFNDDTRAFCSIPARHDVARRVDCSFLANLVMTGRLREDEAHELAYDLTYRLAKEAYRL, encoded by the coding sequence ATGGCTCTTTTGGACGACGACAGGCTCTTTCCCATTGATCCGAGTGCCCGTTCGCTTGCGCGCGACCTCTATGCGCAGGTGCGTAATCTTCCCATCTTGAGCCCGCATGGCCATACCGACCCCCGTTGGTTCGCCGAGAATGAGGCCTTTCCCGACCCCGCACAGCTTTTTGTCGTGCCTGACCACTATGTTTTTCGGATGCTGCATTCCCAAGGTGTTCCGCTCGAGGCACTTGGCGTTCCGCGCGCCGATGGTGGAGCGACAGAACAGGATACCCGCAAGATTTGGCGCCTCTTTGCGCAGAATTTTCACCTGTTTCGGGGCACACCGTCCAGACTTTGGATCGAACATTCCTTTCAGGACGTGTTCGGGATCGAAACACGTCTCTCTGCCGAAACTGCGGATGAGATCTACGATCAGATAGCTGAAAAACTCATTCGACCAGAATTTCGGCCGCGCGCTCTGTTCGAGCGGTTCGACATCGAAGCGATTTCGACCACGGAGAGTGCGCTTGATGATCTTCGATGGCATCGGATGATCCGTGAAAGCGGGTGGCAGGGCCGCGTTATCACCGCATATCGCCCTGATGCTGTTGTCGATCCGGAGTTTGACGGTTTCGCGGAAAATGTTGCCCGCCTTGGCGAGTTGACGGGGGAAGATACCACGACATGGACCGGGTATCTGGCTGCACATCGTGCGCGTAGGGCGTTTTTCAAATCCTTTGGTGCCACGTCGACCGACCATGGTCATGCCACAGCGCGGACCGAGGACCTTGCTCAGGACGTTGCGGCACGGTTGTTCGACAAGGCACTCCGCGGCAAGTGCTCGGGCGAAGAGGCGGATATGTTCAGGGGCCATATGCTTACCGAAATGGCCCGTATGAGCCTTGATGACGGGCTCGTTCTCCAGATCCATCCGGGCTCATCGCGTAACCACTCTTCGACTGTCCATAGTCAGTTCGGTCGGGACAAAGGATATGACATCCCGACACGGACCGACTACGTCAATGCGCTGCGACCTCTCTTGAGCGCGGTTGGAGAGCGCTCCGATCTGACAGTGATCGTGTTCACGCTGGACGAGACTTCTTATGCCCGCGAACTTGCGCCCCTTGCAGGCGTTTATCCTGCTTTGCGGCTTGGTCCCCCTTGGTGGTTCCACGACAGTTATGAAGGCATGATGCGCTTTCGCGAGCAAGCTACCGAGACGGCAGGTTTCTATAACACAGTCGGATTCAATGATGACACCCGTGCTTTTTGCTCCATCCCCGCGCGCCATGATGTGGCGCGGCGGGTTGATTGTTCTTTCCTTGCCAATCTTGTGATGACGGGGCGGCTCCGAGAGGACGAGGCGCACGAGCTTGCTTACGATCTGACCTATCGACTTGCCAAAGAGGCTTATCGTCTTTGA
- a CDS encoding glycoside hydrolase family 88 protein has translation MKDFIAHYVQHHQPYKGGAWCYEDGCIYRGLELLHIETGDPLWLDHLQRLVDAQVGPTGTLKGYVLSDYNIDNVLSGRALLYLYDKTGAAKYKAAADLLARQLKSHPRTNSGVFWHKLRYPWQIWLDGLYMGQPFRIAYAKLIGDEAAVADSLRQINVALDALFDVQTGLYKHAFDEAREQPWADPITGQNQDFWARAIGWLAMALVDVAELTGEDFLPLRARTVALLETLKALRTSDGLWLQVINRPDLADNYQEMSASAMFTYALLRGERLGLCKAPEGLAQVLTELALRPKKNGYEMIEICHVAGLGWYEDRFRDGSAAYYLSEKRVSDDTKGVGPLMMVAALSGV, from the coding sequence ATGAAAGATTTTATCGCGCATTACGTGCAGCACCACCAACCCTATAAAGGCGGCGCGTGGTGCTATGAGGACGGCTGTATTTATCGTGGGCTGGAGCTTTTGCATATCGAAACGGGCGATCCGCTGTGGCTTGACCATTTACAGCGGCTTGTTGATGCACAGGTTGGCCCGACGGGAACGCTCAAGGGATACGTGCTTTCGGATTACAATATCGACAATGTTCTGTCAGGGCGCGCTCTGCTTTATCTCTACGACAAGACGGGCGCCGCGAAATACAAAGCCGCCGCGGATTTGCTGGCACGGCAGCTCAAGTCACATCCTCGAACCAACTCGGGCGTTTTCTGGCACAAGCTTCGGTATCCATGGCAAATCTGGCTCGACGGTCTTTATATGGGCCAACCGTTCAGGATCGCCTATGCGAAGCTGATCGGAGACGAGGCGGCCGTCGCAGACTCGCTCCGCCAGATCAATGTTGCGCTCGATGCGCTATTCGATGTGCAAACGGGGCTTTACAAACACGCCTTTGATGAAGCGAGAGAGCAGCCTTGGGCTGATCCGATTACTGGCCAGAACCAGGACTTCTGGGCGCGCGCCATTGGCTGGCTTGCGATGGCTCTCGTTGATGTCGCAGAGCTCACGGGCGAGGACTTTCTACCGCTGCGCGCACGCACGGTCGCACTCCTTGAAACGCTCAAGGCTTTGCGCACCTCTGACGGGCTTTGGTTGCAGGTGATCAACCGCCCCGATCTTGCCGACAATTACCAAGAAATGTCGGCGTCGGCGATGTTTACCTATGCGCTTTTGCGGGGCGAAAGGCTTGGCCTATGCAAAGCGCCTGAAGGACTTGCGCAGGTTTTGACCGAACTGGCGCTCAGACCGAAAAAAAACGGATACGAGATGATCGAGATTTGCCATGTTGCGGGGCTTGGGTGGTACGAAGATCGCTTTCGCGATGGAAGCGCAGCCTATTACCTGAGCGAAAAGCGGGTGAGCGATGATACCAAAGGCGTTGGCCCACTGATGATGGTTGCCGCACTGTCCGGTGTCTGA
- a CDS encoding pectinesterase family protein produces the protein MRPVLTPEQAQFFRRDEVLRYTGKAGADRLDPWFPRIGAAKSLAPDFVVGPESDFPTIQDALNHIVDLRHPHRRLVIGVKPGRYEGLVYVPRGVGALTIIGLGTDREEVLIHENIDAEMTGREYRTRFSPQFEQAPKAVREIFERIGARGFITTANASVMRVEADDFELINLTVRNTYNCDRDQDGASDKNAFGQFAKGQHQAVALLSAGADRFLVKSVRLRSFQDTLYLQSPQKGWTVRSCLVDCDIEGDVDFIFGQSTAWFEGCTIRSLGSRAPQSWVTAPSTDIRTRYGFVFDTCEFCHDGSERALHAQMSLGRQWFEGVRATPYPGSTIEGYRCDLGPLSSYDAPFGKISKTTLESVGKCVIQNSRIGRHINTDQPWDHWGGNSWHPRYRPAQYIARDMFQHLAPWLKGQGLSYQDIDPDMIFLAEYNNVSSDF, from the coding sequence ATGCGTCCCGTCCTGACACCAGAGCAAGCACAGTTCTTCCGACGGGACGAGGTGCTGCGCTATACAGGAAAGGCGGGGGCGGATCGGCTTGACCCATGGTTCCCGCGCATCGGCGCGGCAAAGTCTCTCGCGCCCGATTTTGTCGTAGGACCCGAGAGCGACTTCCCCACAATTCAGGACGCGCTCAATCATATCGTCGATCTTCGTCATCCTCACCGACGTTTGGTCATCGGCGTGAAACCAGGACGCTACGAGGGGCTGGTCTATGTGCCTCGGGGTGTTGGAGCGCTGACCATCATCGGGTTGGGCACTGATCGTGAAGAAGTGCTCATTCATGAAAACATCGACGCCGAGATGACGGGTCGCGAATATCGCACGCGGTTTTCGCCACAGTTTGAGCAAGCACCAAAGGCCGTGCGCGAGATTTTTGAGCGGATCGGTGCGCGGGGTTTCATCACAACGGCGAATGCCTCGGTGATGAGAGTTGAGGCCGATGATTTTGAACTCATTAACCTGACGGTTCGCAACACGTATAATTGTGACCGAGATCAGGACGGCGCTTCGGACAAAAACGCGTTCGGCCAATTTGCCAAGGGCCAGCATCAAGCGGTCGCATTGCTCAGCGCAGGCGCGGATCGGTTTTTGGTCAAGTCCGTTCGGCTCAGGAGCTTTCAGGACACCTTGTATCTTCAGTCTCCGCAAAAAGGATGGACGGTTCGCAGTTGCCTGGTCGACTGCGATATCGAAGGGGATGTCGATTTCATATTCGGTCAATCTACAGCCTGGTTCGAAGGTTGCACGATCCGCTCTTTGGGGTCGCGCGCGCCCCAATCATGGGTCACAGCGCCAAGCACGGATATTCGCACCCGTTATGGCTTTGTCTTCGACACCTGCGAGTTTTGCCACGACGGGTCCGAAAGGGCGCTTCACGCCCAAATGAGTCTTGGGCGGCAGTGGTTCGAAGGGGTGCGGGCGACGCCCTATCCCGGCTCGACGATCGAGGGGTATCGCTGTGATCTTGGGCCGTTGTCGTCCTATGACGCTCCGTTCGGCAAGATCAGCAAGACCACGCTCGAATCTGTGGGCAAATGCGTTATCCAGAACTCACGGATCGGACGGCATATCAACACGGATCAGCCTTGGGATCATTGGGGTGGCAACAGCTGGCATCCCCGTTATCGCCCCGCTCAATACATCGCCCGAGATATGTTCCAGCATCTTGCGCCATGGCTGAAGGGGCAGGGGCTAAGCTATCAAGATATTGATCCTGATATGATTTTTCTTGCTGAATATAATAATGTCTCCTCTGATTTCTGA
- the paaA gene encoding 1,2-phenylacetyl-CoA epoxidase subunit PaaA produces the protein MYAQMIKSEGGKDPSEMTPDEVHFQARIDAGEKIEPKDWMPEGYRKTLIRQIGQHAHSEIVGQLPEGNWITRAPTLERKAILLAKVQDEAGHGLYLYCAAETLGVSRDDLTEQLLSGRMKYSSIFNYPTLTWADVGAVGWLVDGAAIMNQVPLQRTSYGPYSRAMIRICKEESFHQRQGFDIMMKMAQGTPEQKRMAQDALNRFWYPSLMMFGPSDAESVHSAQNMAWKIKINTNDELRQKFVDQTVPQAEYLGLTVPDPDLKWNEERGHYDFSEPDWTEFFDVLNGNGPCNNERMEARQEAWADGQWVRDGLMAHAAKKRARKMAAE, from the coding sequence ATGTACGCACAAATGATCAAGTCAGAAGGTGGAAAAGATCCCTCGGAAATGACGCCCGACGAGGTTCATTTTCAGGCACGTATCGACGCGGGCGAAAAAATCGAGCCCAAGGATTGGATGCCCGAGGGGTATCGCAAAACCCTGATCCGTCAGATCGGTCAACACGCACATTCCGAAATCGTCGGTCAGCTGCCCGAGGGAAACTGGATCACTCGCGCCCCGACCCTTGAACGTAAAGCGATCCTTCTCGCCAAAGTTCAGGACGAAGCAGGGCATGGCCTTTATCTCTATTGCGCCGCCGAGACCCTTGGCGTGAGCCGTGATGACCTGACCGAACAGCTCCTTTCGGGACGGATGAAGTATTCGTCGATCTTCAATTACCCGACCCTGACATGGGCGGACGTTGGGGCCGTGGGCTGGCTTGTCGATGGCGCCGCGATCATGAACCAGGTGCCGCTCCAGCGGACCTCCTATGGCCCCTATAGCCGCGCTATGATCCGCATTTGCAAGGAAGAGTCCTTCCACCAGCGCCAAGGCTTCGACATCATGATGAAGATGGCGCAGGGCACACCCGAGCAAAAGCGGATGGCTCAGGACGCATTGAACCGCTTCTGGTATCCCTCGCTGATGATGTTTGGCCCTTCGGATGCCGAGTCCGTGCACTCGGCCCAGAACATGGCGTGGAAGATCAAGATCAACACCAATGACGAGTTGCGCCAGAAGTTCGTGGATCAAACCGTGCCGCAAGCCGAATACCTTGGCCTGACCGTTCCTGATCCCGACCTCAAATGGAATGAAGAACGCGGTCACTATGACTTTAGCGAGCCCGATTGGACCGAATTCTTCGACGTTCTCAACGGGAATGGCCCCTGCAACAACGAACGCATGGAAGCCCGCCAAGAGGCTTGGGCCGACGGTCAGTGGGTCCGTGATGGTTTGATGGCCCATGCCGCCAAGAAACGCGCCCGCAAAATGGCTGCGGAATAG
- the paaB gene encoding 1,2-phenylacetyl-CoA epoxidase subunit PaaB — MSNEWPLWEVFIRGQHGLSHRHVGSLHAPDAEMAIKNARDVYTRRNEGVSIWVVEAANIAASSPTEKGPLYDPSRSKVYRHPTFFDIPDEVGAM, encoded by the coding sequence ATGAGCAATGAATGGCCCCTTTGGGAAGTCTTTATCCGCGGCCAGCATGGTTTGAGCCACCGTCACGTCGGCTCGCTCCACGCCCCTGACGCCGAGATGGCGATCAAGAATGCGCGCGATGTTTATACCCGCCGCAACGAAGGCGTGTCGATTTGGGTTGTTGAGGCCGCGAATATCGCGGCGTCCTCTCCGACGGAAAAAGGCCCGCTCTATGACCCGTCACGGAGCAAAGTCTATCGCCACCCCACCTTTTTCGACATTCCCGATGAAGTAGGGGCGATGTGA
- the paaC gene encoding 1,2-phenylacetyl-CoA epoxidase subunit PaaC: MSAFLEFLLRMGDNTLVLGHRVSEWCGHAPILEEDIALANTALDLIGQTQMWLGLAAEVEGKGRTADDLAYRRDVIDFRNCLLTELPNRDFGHTLMRQFLFDTWHKLMLTRLCDSSDERVAAIAMKALKEVSYHLERSADTVIGLGDGTEESHAKMQAALNRLWPYVGEMFEADRVDDLNAQEGVTVNPSELRADYDRIVSEVMAEATLRIPDSRFAHRGGRDGSRHTEHLGHMLAVMQFLPRAYPDARW; the protein is encoded by the coding sequence ATGTCGGCGTTTCTTGAATTCCTTCTTCGGATGGGTGACAACACCTTGGTTCTGGGACACCGCGTCTCGGAGTGGTGCGGCCACGCCCCGATCCTCGAAGAGGACATCGCGCTCGCCAACACTGCGCTGGACCTTATCGGCCAAACGCAAATGTGGCTCGGCCTTGCTGCCGAAGTCGAGGGCAAGGGCCGCACAGCTGATGATCTGGCCTATCGCCGCGATGTGATCGACTTTCGCAACTGCCTTTTGACCGAGCTGCCCAACCGCGACTTCGGCCATACCCTCATGCGCCAGTTCCTTTTCGATACGTGGCACAAGCTGATGCTGACCCGCCTGTGCGACAGCTCGGATGAGCGGGTGGCCGCCATCGCGATGAAGGCCCTCAAAGAGGTGAGCTATCATCTGGAGCGTTCTGCCGATACGGTGATCGGCCTTGGCGACGGCACGGAGGAAAGCCATGCGAAAATGCAGGCCGCTCTCAACCGTCTTTGGCCCTATGTCGGTGAAATGTTCGAAGCCGATCGTGTCGATGATCTGAATGCCCAAGAGGGCGTCACCGTAAACCCGAGCGAGCTCCGCGCGGACTACGACCGGATCGTTTCCGAAGTCATGGCTGAAGCCACTTTGCGAATCCCCGATAGCCGCTTTGCGCATCGTGGTGGCCGCGATGGGTCGCGTCATACGGAACACCTCGGGCATATGCTGGCCGTGATGCAGTTCCTGCCGCGCGCCTATCCGGATGCACGTTGGTAA
- the paaD gene encoding 1,2-phenylacetyl-CoA epoxidase subunit PaaD, which produces MSGLEQVWARLREVPDPEIPVISLVDLGVIRDVEQRGAETWVVVSPTYSGCPATAVIESDIRKHLSEHGLDVKIERRIAPPWTTDWITDEGRAALKAYGIAPPSTAKGPAECPHCGGHDLERVSQFGSTPCKALWRCNDCKEPFDYFKCI; this is translated from the coding sequence ATGTCCGGGCTTGAACAGGTCTGGGCGCGTCTGCGCGAGGTTCCCGATCCTGAAATCCCCGTGATTTCTCTGGTCGATCTCGGGGTCATCCGTGACGTCGAACAGCGCGGCGCGGAAACTTGGGTCGTCGTCTCGCCCACCTATTCGGGATGTCCCGCGACCGCTGTGATCGAGAGCGATATTCGCAAGCACCTCTCCGAGCACGGGCTTGACGTCAAGATCGAGCGTCGCATTGCCCCGCCTTGGACCACCGACTGGATCACGGATGAAGGGCGCGCCGCGCTCAAGGCTTATGGCATCGCGCCTCCTTCCACCGCCAAGGGACCCGCGGAATGCCCCCACTGCGGCGGTCACGATCTCGAACGGGTGAGCCAGTTCGGCTCCACTCCTTGCAAGGCGCTTTGGCGGTGTAACGACTGCAAAGAGCCTTTCGATTATTTCAAATGTATCTAG
- a CDS encoding 2Fe-2S iron-sulfur cluster-binding protein: MSRFYPLKVTDVQNTIRDAIVVTLDAPKDAFEFIPGQYLTFRTTIEGVEVRRSYSICAGRSEGKLQVGIKRVAGGAFSSWANDNLKPGDMIEAMPPMGNFHVPLGGPERKNYLGFAGGSGITPVLSILKTVLEDEPSSHFTLIYANRAVNTIMFREELEDLKNRYLGRFTVIHVLETEAQDIDLFTGRVDADKCKQLFASWVNLSHIRTAFICGPEPMMLTIAESLKDHGLSEEQIKFELFASSQPGRLPQRVAEAAEKGDATYALSVTIDGTTRSVEASRGTSVLDAALGANLDAPYACKGGVCSTCKCRVIEGEVEMLTNHALEDYEVEKGFVLSCQSYPLTDKVVVTYDEH, from the coding sequence ATGTCGCGCTTCTATCCGCTCAAAGTCACTGACGTTCAAAACACCATTCGCGACGCGATTGTGGTGACGCTCGATGCCCCCAAAGACGCGTTCGAGTTTATCCCCGGACAATACCTCACATTCCGCACGACCATAGAGGGCGTCGAAGTGCGCCGTTCCTATTCGATCTGTGCAGGGCGGTCCGAAGGCAAGCTTCAGGTCGGGATCAAACGGGTTGCGGGCGGCGCGTTTTCGTCATGGGCCAACGACAACCTCAAGCCCGGCGATATGATCGAAGCCATGCCGCCGATGGGGAACTTTCATGTTCCCTTGGGCGGGCCAGAGCGCAAGAATTACCTTGGTTTTGCGGGCGGCTCGGGGATCACGCCCGTTCTTTCGATCCTCAAAACGGTTCTCGAAGATGAACCGAGCAGCCATTTTACTTTGATCTATGCCAATCGCGCAGTGAACACGATCATGTTCCGCGAAGAGTTGGAGGATCTCAAGAACCGCTATCTTGGCCGCTTTACGGTGATCCATGTGCTTGAAACCGAAGCGCAGGACATCGATCTTTTCACGGGGCGCGTGGATGCGGACAAGTGCAAACAGCTCTTTGCGTCATGGGTGAACCTTTCCCATATCCGCACCGCTTTCATCTGCGGTCCCGAGCCGATGATGCTTACCATCGCCGAGAGCCTCAAGGACCATGGGCTCAGCGAAGAGCAGATCAAATTCGAACTCTTTGCAAGCAGCCAGCCCGGGCGTCTGCCCCAGCGCGTGGCCGAGGCTGCTGAAAAGGGGGATGCCACCTATGCGCTGTCGGTGACGATAGACGGGACAACCCGTTCGGTTGAGGCCAGTCGTGGCACCTCTGTGCTCGATGCGGCGCTTGGGGCAAATCTTGATGCGCCCTATGCCTGCAAAGGCGGCGTCTGTTCGACCTGCAAATGCCGCGTGATCGAAGGCGAGGTCGAGATGCTCACGAACCACGCGCTTGAGGATTACGAGGTGGAAAAGGGTTTTGTGCTTTCGTGCCAGTCCTATCCGCTCACCGACAAGGTCGTTGTGACCTATGACGAGCACTAA
- a CDS encoding TetR/AcrR family transcriptional regulator yields MARPIAEDYEIKRRLLMKAAAHVFASEGYSGAGMAGIAAMAGVSKANIYHYYKNKEDLLFAMLDQYLSELKETVCSLTLPDDPEVALEVTIRTILRAYRGEDDMHKVQINDLGSLPLERQLPLKAYQKDIIRFVRDRLDAFDVADSYVVAMSIFGMLNWFYMWNAGADDNARDAYAATVTKLVLGGIPRL; encoded by the coding sequence ATGGCGCGCCCTATTGCCGAAGACTATGAAATCAAACGCCGCCTTCTCATGAAGGCGGCAGCACATGTTTTCGCCTCGGAAGGATATTCAGGGGCGGGCATGGCGGGCATCGCGGCGATGGCAGGCGTGTCCAAAGCGAACATCTATCATTACTACAAAAACAAAGAGGATCTGCTCTTTGCGATGCTGGATCAGTATCTTTCGGAGCTGAAGGAAACGGTGTGCTCGTTAACGCTCCCCGATGATCCTGAAGTCGCTCTCGAGGTAACGATCAGGACGATCCTACGCGCCTATCGCGGTGAGGATGACATGCACAAGGTCCAGATCAACGATCTCGGCTCTTTGCCCTTGGAGCGGCAGCTTCCGCTCAAGGCCTATCAGAAAGACATTATCCGATTTGTGCGCGACAGGCTCGATGCCTTTGATGTCGCCGACAGCTATGTGGTCGCCATGTCGATTTTCGGGATGCTGAATTGGTTCTACATGTGGAACGCAGGCGCCGATGACAACGCCCGCGATGCCTATGCCGCGACGGTCACCAAGCTGGTGCTCGGCGGCATCCCCCGTCTTTAG
- the paaK gene encoding phenylacetate--CoA ligase PaaK, with amino-acid sequence MRDLTPPRESLDPIEIASRDEISALQLERMKWTLRHAYENVPMYRQRFDAAGVHPDDLESLADLAKFPFTYKSDLRDNYPFGLFAVPQDKIARLHASSGTTGKPTVVGYTANDISNWADLVARSMRASGTRPGDKVHVAYGYGLFTGGLGAHYGAERLGCTVIPVSGGMTERQVMLIEDFKPQTIMVTPSYMLNILEQYRKEGRDPRECSLQVGIFGAEPWTNAMRAEVEAAFDMHAVDIYGLSEIMGPGVANECVETKDGLHIWEDHFYPEIINPETGEVCADGEMGELVFTTLTKEGLPMIRYRTRDLTRLLPGTARSMRRMEKITGRSDDMIILRGVNVFPTQIEEQLLKIEGLAPHFQIELHTAGRMDAMRVICEALPHAADDASRAAASKALSKRIKDIVGVSAECVVGTPGSAPRSEGKAKRVVDNRTKD; translated from the coding sequence ATGCGCGACCTCACACCCCCACGCGAAAGCCTTGATCCTATCGAGATTGCAAGCCGCGACGAGATTTCTGCGCTTCAACTCGAGCGCATGAAATGGACGCTGCGCCATGCCTATGAGAATGTACCGATGTATCGCCAGCGCTTTGATGCGGCGGGCGTGCATCCTGATGACCTAGAGTCTCTGGCTGATCTCGCTAAGTTCCCGTTCACTTACAAATCCGACCTGAGGGACAATTATCCCTTTGGTCTCTTTGCAGTGCCGCAGGACAAGATCGCGCGTCTTCACGCCTCATCGGGAACAACAGGCAAACCGACCGTCGTCGGTTATACCGCGAACGACATTTCCAACTGGGCGGATCTTGTGGCGCGGTCGATGCGTGCAAGCGGAACGCGTCCCGGAGATAAGGTGCACGTTGCCTATGGCTATGGCCTCTTTACGGGCGGCCTTGGTGCGCATTATGGGGCCGAACGTTTGGGCTGCACAGTCATTCCCGTTTCGGGCGGGATGACCGAACGGCAGGTCATGTTGATCGAGGATTTCAAACCCCAGACCATCATGGTCACTCCGAGCTATATGCTCAATATCCTTGAACAATACCGCAAAGAGGGTCGCGATCCGCGCGAATGCAGTCTTCAGGTCGGTATCTTTGGGGCCGAACCGTGGACCAATGCCATGCGCGCCGAGGTCGAAGCCGCCTTTGATATGCATGCCGTCGATATCTATGGGCTCTCGGAAATCATGGGCCCCGGCGTTGCCAACGAATGCGTGGAAACCAAAGACGGGCTGCACATCTGGGAGGATCACTTCTATCCCGAGATCATCAACCCCGAAACCGGCGAGGTCTGCGCGGACGGCGAAATGGGCGAACTCGTGTTCACCACGCTGACCAAAGAGGGGCTTCCGATGATCCGCTATCGCACGCGCGATCTGACACGCCTTCTTCCTGGAACTGCGCGGTCGATGCGGCGGATGGAGAAAATCACGGGACGCAGCGATGACATGATCATTCTGCGCGGGGTGAATGTGTTCCCGACCCAGATCGAAGAGCAGCTTCTCAAGATCGAAGGACTGGCCCCGCATTTCCAGATAGAACTTCATACTGCGGGCCGGATGGATGCAATGCGCGTGATTTGCGAAGCGCTTCCCCATGCCGCGGACGATGCGTCCCGCGCCGCCGCGTCCAAGGCACTGTCCAAGCGGATCAAGGATATTGTGGGGGTCAGCGCCGAATGCGTCGTCGGCACCCCAGGCAGCGCACCGCGCTCCGAAGGCAAAGCGAAGCGGGTCGTGGACAATCGGACCAAAGACTGA